The Chitinophaga parva genomic sequence CTGCGTACTTTGTTTCCCCTGGATGAACCATTGATTTATGCCACCGTACGCCGCCATGGCAAATGCCTGGTGCTCACAGAGGAGCAGCTGAGCAATAGTTTTGCGCAATCGCTGGCGGGCCGCATCCAGCAGGCTTGTTTCCGGGAGCTGGACGCACCGGTGCAAACCGTTGGTGCGCTTGATTTGCCGGCGGTGCCGCTTAATATGGGACTGGAGGCGATGATGCTGCCGAATGCAACAAAAGTGGAGGCCGCGATGAAGGAATTGTTAGCGTGGTAAAAAAGTTGGCAAAACTTTTTGAAGTTTTCAATTTCCGTGTATCTTTGCACTCCCAATCCGGCGAGGTAGCTCAGTTGGTTAGAGCGCAGGATTCATAACCCTGAGGTGATGGGTTCAATTCCCATCCTCGCTACAACGGAAAAAACGGCTTTTAAGCAGATGCTTGAGAGCCGTTTTTGTTTCGAGCAGGGACGCTCCATCTCTTCGATACTTTACCTGGTCAGATTAGTTTTAGATAATGGGGTATGACACTTCGGGCAAGTAGATTTCATATTTTCAAAAACTTCTCCCCACTTGGCAATGTCTTCAATATAAGAGTCATCTCCATCTAAATCCTTTTCTACTACATTGGTTTACACGATTTTAAGCGATTGAATTAATCCATCCGCGAATTCATAATGATAAGTCATTGTAATCGGACTTCCGGGAAACGTTCCTGAAACTTCAGTTTTCAATGTATGTTCGATTGCTGAATATTCAAGGGGCTTCATCGTTGCCTGATATTCTTTGTTTACTTTTTCTATCCAATGTTCTATTTCTTTTTTTCCGTTGTGCGTTTTGCCCTCATCAAAAACTACGGCTGTTTCGATAAAACAATTTGCATAAGCAACACTATCAAAATTGTTTTGTGCGCTTACTAAATCTGCTACTACTTTCGGTAAGTTCATGTTTATATTTTTAAGAGTATTAGATTGTTGGTACGGTGCCGCCATCTATTACAAAGTTTGTTCCTGTTAAATAACCAGCTCTTGGTGAAACAAGAAAACCAACTAATTCCGCTACTTCTTCTGGTTCGGCAGGTCTTCCAAAAGGTATCCCACCCAAAGCATCCAGCACACTCTGTTGAGCCTCCTCAATAGAAATATTTGAACTCTGGGCAATTGTTTCCAGCCATCCTTTTACATTTTCCGTGCGTATCCATCCTGGCGAAACAGTTAGTACACGAACACCTTTTGGCGTAACTTCATTTGATAAACTTTTGCTGTAATTTATCAATCCTGCTTTGGCAGCTGCATACGGCAAAGTTGAATCATAGAGCGGTAATTTACCCTGTATTGAAGCCATGTGAATGATAACACCACTTTTTCGATCTATCATTTGTGGTAAAAATCCTCTGTCCAGCCGAACAGGAGCAAGCAAATTAGCTTGTAAAGTTGATTCCCAATCCTCATCACTTAATACGGTAAAACCACCAGCGGGTGTTGATGAAGAACCAAGGTTGTTCACAAGAATATCCAGTTTTCCATAAGTTGATAGCACTTCGCTGATTACTTTTTGTGTTCCTTCTGCTGTACTTAAATCGGAGGGAATGAAATGCACGTTGCTGTTTTCTTTTTCCGGTGCGTTTCGTGCGGTAATAATAACTGTTGAACCAGCTTGTATAAGCCTTTCGGCGATTGCTCTCCCGGTTCCTTTTGTTCCTCCTGTTACCAAGGCAATTTTACCCGATAATTCATTGTTGAAATTAAAATCTTGGTTCATTGTTTAAATATTTAGGGCAAAATTCAGACTTATGTATAGTTCTCACAAGTACGGTGAAGCGATTCAGATAGGGAATAATTTTTCCCCTATTGTACAATTTGGAACATTGATTTAATTTTGTTTGATGTATGAAAGAAAGTTTTTGCCGAACCTAAATTGTGGGTTAGATTTAGTTGGCGAAGTGCTTTACGGAAAATGGAAAGTCCGTTTGTTGTGGTTCATTCACGAAGGAAATAAGCGTCCGAGTGAATTACAACGAAAAATTCCCGATGCAACAAGGCGCGTGCTAAACATTCAGTTAAAAGAACTGGAAGACCACGAATTGATTACAAAGAAAATTTATCCTGTCGTACCGCCGAAAGTAGAATACAGTTTAACCGAGTTTGGGCAAACTCTAATTCCTGTAATTTCTGCGTTGGGAGATTGGGGCGACAAAAATGAAGCGCATTTACGTTCAGTTATTTTAAAGCATTTGACCTCCGGAAGTGAGTAGTTTGATTTTGGAACGTAAGGCTGAAAGTGGTTGCCGCTAGTGTTGCATACCATTGAACGGTCCTTACAGACAATCCATTGAAAGCTGCAAATAAGATATTACCTAACAGATCGCTGGCAAATTATTAGCGCGTATGTTAGCTAAAAAAACGCCCGACCGTATTGAAGATTTTGGGTCATGTATGGGATTTTGTACCCCGATCATCGAGAAAAAATTATAGTCAAAGGAAAGTACCCGATTTACTGATAGCATCATAAGGGCATACTTTTTAACACTTACTCTCCCTCGGGATCCACCGCATCCGTCTCCACAACCCTTCCTATCTGTCCATCCTCCAGTCGCACTTTTATCCCCCTTGAATGAAACGCCGCGGAGGTCAGCAGATCTTTCACAATGCCATAGGTACGCTTACCGCTGCGCTGGTCCTTTTTCAAAATGATGGCCACTTCCAGGCCAGGATAGATGTCTTTTCTGTATTGTCCGTTCATGGGTTTAAAATTACATCAGTTTTACCACCTGCCCGCAAGCTTATTTACAAGTAATACCACTCCGATCCCCAGCGTGTAACAAACCATATCGTTCCAGGTAAAGAAGTTTCCCAATACCACATTTGCCAGCCGGGAATGTTCCCATCCTAACCATTTCACCAGATGAAAGTATTGCGAGATCTCCACCAGGTACGCAAATATCAACACGCCCACCGCGAGTGGAAACACCTGCGCCTGCACAAAACTGCATACAAAGCAATAGATCAGGATCACCACCAGAAAATCGCCTACGTATGGCCGCACAAATTCATCGTGCAGGTAACGCGCAATCAGGACTTCAATAATAAAAAGTAAAACAGCGAGCACAAAGTACCGGGTGTTAAAACGAAATTTCATTTGAGATGCAGTATTGATTTCAAAAGATAGATGGAAGCCAGGTTAATTATATTCATTGATGAGGCTTACCACCACCTGTGTAAGGATGTTCTTCTCATCCGGGTCGGCTCTCGCCAATTTCTCCCGCAGGCCTTTACGGCGTCCATCGTGTTGTCACAGGTGGCAATAAAAGCAGGTTGCCTGCAGATGGCCTCAATGGTTAATGTACGGTGATCATATCGGTCTAAGATGTCCGGGGCGTAAGTGTGATCAGTGATCAACCGGAGTAAGCCCTGAGCTTCGTCTCCTGAAAGTGGGCGGCGCGCTATCACACCGCTCCTGATGCGCACTGCCCGCTTGAGGCCGTCCAACTACGCTTGTTGCTCCTGGGAGTGTTTTTCGTTGAGCGAATAACCTTTGACAAGGTGTTCTTTCCATACCTTGTTGGCCCAGATCCGGAATTGGGTGCCTTGCGCTGATTTAACCCGGTACCTACGGAAATAATCATATCCAGGGAATGCTTCTCTGTCTTGCGTTTTACAGATCTGTTCCCTTCCTTTCGAACTGTCAAGGAATACTTGACGGTTGCACTTTGGTCTAATTCTCCCTCACTGTAAATGTTATTGAGGTGCAAACTGATGTTTTGCTTAGTGGGCTATTGTAAAGTAAATGTACCGGCATCATTCTTAATAACACCCAACTCACATGCCCTCACCATGAGGCTTCCATGCGCCCCGTCATTTACAAATAATCCATAAGCATTCCTCATACCTAATCCTACTTTAGCCACTTTCACCCGTTCCAGTAACGTATTTTGCAAACTTCCAATTTTATCACCCGCGTTCCTCGCCCGCACATTAATACCATTTGACAAGCTATTCTCCATCTCCACATCACGGATCACCAGCCCCGAAATATCCCGCTTATCCACGCAGATCTCCAATGCCGCCCGCCAGTTCCACTCATGATCAAACCCGCCACAGGTGCGAAGCTCACAATCCTCCACCAGCGTAGTGCCCGTGAAATTATTATCCGATCCTTTCCGGGAGGTAGGGAAGGTATTGCTGATCAGCACACCGCAGCCGGGCGTAATATCCGTGAAAATACAATTGCGTACTGTGTTGCTATCGCCACCGTAAATGGCCGCACCATTAGCCAGGAAAACCAACTGCCCGGTGCAGTTTTCAATAACATTATGTCCCGGCACATACTCCTGCTTGCGGAAGGGCGCCGGCCATATGGCAAAGCAATCATCGCCACCACCACGGGCTGTGCAATTGCGCATCACGCACCCTCGCATGCCCACACAAAAATTAATACCATCGGCAATGGTATTGCGCAGCCGGCAGCCTTCCACCACCAGCCCTTCCGAGTTTTCTATCCACATGCCTACTTTGGTATGTTCTATCCAGAGCCGGCTGATCGTAGAGCCGGTCCCGTAAGTGCCAAAAATGCCGTCATTGGTTTCACTGTCGTTGCGGTAATTCAGCTTGCCGGTGATGGCAAAGTCTGCCAGGTGGATATTGCTGCCGGTACCTTTAATGCGCACGCGTTTGTTCGCGGAAGCATACGCATTTTCGTCGCCTTCCAGCACACTGTACCACATGCCGGCTCCCTGGATGATAACGCCGGACGGCACCACAATATCGCCGGTGATCTTATAGGTGCCCACCGGCAGCCACACTGTTTTGCCACCGGATGCAGCCGCCGCAATGCACTTGCGCATTGCATCCGTGTAGTCTGTGCCGCCATCGCTGAAATCCGCCAGGGACAAGGCATTAACTGGCATGGCCAGCGCGGGCGCCACCTGCTCCAGGTCTGCCATGTCAATGATGCAACGGGTGATGTCTCCTGCTTTACAATCCAGCGCTATCCGCACTATATCCCCTTTGCGCACCGCCACGTCCCGCAGGCGTAGCTCATCATAAAAGTTTCTCACTTTGCCGGAATCCGGGTCATTGCTGAAGGGATACTTGCCGTACAGGTAACAGTAACGGGAGGTGACATGGCAATCCTTCACCAACTGCCCGTTCCTGTAAATACCAAAGGTAGACTTCAACCCGCCACCCTTTCCGGCATCGGGAAGGCTGTAACGCACCACCAGTGCATTGGCATTGGCCAGCGCGGTAAATTCCACGTATTGCCCTTTTCCCTTCAGCTGTACGCAACGTTGCCCGGAAGATTCCGTTTCTACGCGGTAAGGGCCATATTGTGGCCCCAGTACCTGTCCGCTGGTACGCATGTTTTCGGCCTCGTAAGTGGTCCAGGGAATGGCTGCACCAGGCTTTTGCCGGGCCAGCAACAGCACGGGACATAATAACAATAGCAGCAGGAGTTGTTGGCTTTTCATAACGCTTGGGAAGTATAACATTCCCATTAAGATACAGCGGCAACGGCAAACTTTATAGCATACCCGGCTACAGCCCCTGGAATTTATCCAGAAGGTGTTGGGTGAAAGGGCCTGCTCAAAATAATACACCAGGTTTTTCTGATCAGAGACGGCGCGCCACCAGGTAGTGGAAATGTTGGGATGCTCTGGTGTAGTGATACCATATGGTACAGAGCAGTCATCACCGTATAGGCGTGGTCGTGATACACTACCAGCTTGCTGTTAATGTATTCAAAGATAGCATTGTCGCCGGATGCATCAGAAATGGAAAGATGCAAAGTTCTCCTGCCTGAGTTAATGGCTGGTCCAGTGGTCAAAAGCGGCCTTCGCCGTGGCTGCAATTACCTGCTCCCGCGTGGCCTCATCTGCCCGGGAATCTGTGACCAGCACGGCCAGGAGCACGTGCTGTCCATTGGGCAGGGTAATGATGCCTGTATCGTTGGTAGCGCGGGTAAGGCCATCGTGCGTGCCGGAGGTGCCGGTTTTATGCGCTACAACGGTGCCGGCAGGCAGTTGCCCTTTAATGCGGTGGGCGCCCGGCGTAGAGTTGACCATCAGGTCCATGAGCAGCTGCTGGCTGGAAGGGGAGAGCTTCCTGCCGGTATAGAAGATGTGGAGTAATTGTACCAGGCCCGCCGCGGTAGACCAGTTGCGGTATTGTATCCGTTCATTTTCCGTCTGCACTTTTTCTGTAGTGGCAATGCTGATCTCCTTCACGCCCAGGCTGTGTATGTATTTATCGGCGGCAGCGGTGCCCCCCAATAAATGCAACAGCACATCGCAGGCGCTACCATCACTTTCGGCCACGTTGTAACGCAGCAGTTCCCGCACGGTTACGTCTATGTTGCCATCCGGGTGCGCATCACGCAGGGGGCTGTGGCCCACGCGGATGTAGTCCGCTTTGGTTACGTGGACGGGCTGGTCCAGTTTCAGTTTGCCCTGGTCCACTGTATGCAGCACCGCCATGGCAATCGGGAACTTATACACGCTTTGCATGGGCGCATGCACGTGGGCATTGAGGGAGGCGGTATCGCCGGTTTCCAGTACCTGCGCATATACGGCCACACGGCCCTTCGCCTGGGCTGCAATGTCCTGGAATTGTTGATGGAGGGACGTTTGGGCGGAAACGGGAAGAGTGGCCAACAAGGCGCCAAAGAGCATTTTAAAGTGGTGCATGTCTGGGTTTGTTATTTAGGGGTGGGCTGTTTCCAGGTATTTTTTTGCCAGCGCCTTGCAATCAGCTATGGCACGGGTGGCAGTGGCAGCCACGTTGAGCAGTTGTGTTTTGCGGCGCACGGTCACATCATACTGATCCCACTGGAAGCCCAGCATGCCTTGTGTGTTTTCAGTGCTGTAGCTGAAGACCAGCGGGGCTTTGCGCGCATGTACCTCGTAGTAAACGTAGTGCAGTTGCGCGGCTGCGGGCGTTGCATTGGTTGGATTGGGCGGTTGGTTGTGCACTTCCAGGATCTCAGACACGGGCAGGTCCTTGTTCTTCGTGGTCCATACGATCAGTGTAAGTGTGCCGCTGGCGCTGATTTTCCGGCTGTATTCTTTTGGATCCAGTTTAAACCGGGGTGTCACGGATTGCAGCATCTTCATGGCTTTGGCTTGTGTAAGACCAGGCCAGGCCGGTGTGGCTACCAAGGTGTTGCCACTATGCATGTACACTTTGTCATGCGCCAGTTGCGCGGCATAAGTAGGTTGATCGCCATGCTGCGCGTGTGCCTTTGCCGTAAGCAGAAAGGCCAGGAGGGAAAGTTGGAAAAGGTATCGCATCCGCCATTTGCCGCAAATCTTGTACCGCACTGGGCGGCGGTACAAGATTGAAAGTTATTTTTCTTTAAGGCAGTGGGGGAGCCGGCGGAAAATCTACCGGCACCCGCAACAGGCGGTATGCATAATTGGTAAAGCTCATTACACTCACCAATCCCAGTAGGTCTACCAGCGCTGCCGGGCTGTAGCCCGTTGCTGTAAAGGCTTCCAGTAGTTCGTCTGCCACGCTGCCCCGGTTGTCAATAATGGACTTGATCACTTTATAGAGCACCGGCCAGTGTCCATTTTCGTACAGGCCTGCACGTAGTTGAACGGTTTCTTCCAGCTTCCATCCCATTTTTATGGCAGACTGGGTGTGCGATGCCAGGCAGTATTCACAGCCGTTCAGTTCAGACACGATGAGGTACACCGCCTCGCGCTCCTTGCCGTGAAATGAGCCCCTGGCCTGGGCTTGCACAAATGCCAGGTAAGCATCCAGCTCATTGCCGGAGTAACCAATGGCGGCATAGAGATTGGGCATGCGCCCTATCAGTTTTGTGTATTGGTCAAAGTGCGCCTGTGCTTTTTCATTGACCTGCTCACGGGTGGGAACGGGAAATGCTTTCATCGCTGTGTTGGGTTTTGTAAAGTGAATGTAACATATTTACCACTTACACATTGATCACGATCTTGCCCCGCTTCACCCCTCTTTCCAATGCCAGGTGGGCTTCCCGCATCTGGTCAAAAGTAAATACTTCTGACACGTTGGATTTCAGTTTGCCTTCGGCCAATAATGCTGCGATGGCCTGCATATCCTTACCGCTGGATGCCACCAGGTGAAATGCACCATGGATGCCCAGTGCCCGGGCTTTTTCTACCACGTCCGCATTAAGCCCGGAGGGAATGCTGATGATGGTCCCGCCTTTTTTGATCACCTTTAATGAACGGTCAATATTCTCCCCGCCAATGGCATCCAGCACAAAATCCACCTCACTTACCACGTCTTCAAAACGGTGCGCCTTATAGTCGATCACCTCATCCGCACCCAGCGCTTTCACAAAGTCCGCGTTTTGCGCGGAGGCAGTACCTATTACGTAGGCGCCGGCCAGCCTGGCCAGTTGCACCGCATAGTGGCCTACACCGCCGGCCGCAGCATGGATCAGTACCCGCTGGCCGGGAACAATGTTGTATTCATGATACAGGAATTGGTAAGCAGTGAGCGCAGCCAGGGTCGCGGCTGCGGCATCTTCATACGGGATGTTGTCCGGCTTCAGGGCCAGGTGGGCGGCAGGTGCAGCTACATAGGCTGCGTAAGCCTGCCCATGACCGGGAAAGTTCACCATACCAAACACTGCATCGCCCGGTTTAATATCTTTTACATCCGGGCTCACGGCTGCCACCTCACCGGAAATATCCCAACCCAGGATGAGAGGCTTAAAGTCTTTAAAACGGCCGTATAAACCCTTGCCTGCGCGGGATTTTACGTCTACAGGGTTAATGCTCAGGGATTTGGTTTTTATCAATACTTCCCCCGGCTGCAGGGCCGGGATGGGAAGGTCTGTGTATTGAAGATTTTCTACACCGCCAGGTTGTTCCAGGGTAATTGCTTTCATGATGGTTGCCTTTTATGGTGTAAAATTGTACAGATATTCAAAGAAAGAGCTGAACTATATTGCCAAAAACAGGTATTTTTTGGTCAATTTTACCGGCTTAAATAAAGGCATATGCAAAAGGAAAATCTGTACCAGCCCTATGAAATAGAAGTAAAAACCCTGGAAGAAGGCCCCGCACCGGGCCACGTGCACAGCTTCTTTGAGCTGGTGTATGTGCTGGAAGGCACGGGCATCCAGTGTATCAACAACCATGAGTTTTCCTATTTTCCTAACCATATGTTCCTCATTACCCCGGAAGATTGCCACGCGTTTAAAGTGCAAACGGCCACGCGCTTTTTCTTCATGCGGTTTAATGATGCCTACATTGCTTCCGGCAGCCTGAAGGCAGACCGCCAGCGCCACCGTGCTTTCAACCAGCGCCTGGAGTTTATCCTGCAGAGTGCCAACCACCAGCCAGGCTGCATTCTGTGGAAACAGGATGATAAGCTGCTGATGAGGCCCTTGCTGGAGGCCATGGCACGGGAACTGTCAAACCGGGAGCTTTATAGCCAGGAGATCATTGAGCAGTTTGTAAACACGGTACTCTGGATCGTGGTGCGCAACATAGCCCGCACCCTGCCCCAGAAAGTGGACGCCGTTTCAGCGGAAAAAACACAGGACATCCTGCAGTATATCCATACAAATATCTATGAGCCGGAAATGCTGCGCGCACCTGTGATAGCAGGGCATTTCGGCATTTCTGTAAATTACCTGGGCAAGTATTTTAAGAAGCATACAGCAGAAACCCTGCAGCAATACATCACCACCTACAAACTGAAGCTGGTGGAAAAGCGCCTGTTGCACAGTGATATGCGCATCAATGAAATTGCCATGGAACTTAATTTTGCAGATGAAAGTCACCTGAACCGCATTTTCAAAAAGTACCAGGGTATGAGCCCCACCGCTTACCGGAAGTCCAGGCGGCGCGTGGCGGTTTAATGCGTCACAACGCACAGCCTGGTTTTAACAAAACCTTTAAATTAGGCTTACTATCTTTCCGTAAACAACGCTATCCCTTTATGACCCAAAAGCCTTCAAATGCATTTGTAGCGGCATCCTGGATTGCCCTGCTACTTGGAATTTCAGGTTTTATTGTTGGCCTCTGGAACGCCACCGGCATGCAACTCAATGAGAAAGGTTATTATTTCACGGTGTTAATGTATGGCCTCTTTGCAGCAGTGTCTGTGCAGAAATGTGTGCGCGACCGCCTGGAAGGCATTCCTGTAACCGACATTTATTATGGGCTGAGCTGGTTCTCTATCCTGCTTACCATTGTGCTCCTCACCGTGGGGCTGTGGAATGCTACACTGTTGCCCAGTGAAAAAGGCTTCTATGCTTTTGCATTCCTGCTTAGTGTGTTTGGCGCTATTACGGTGCAGAAGAACACCCGCGATGCCCAGGCCGCTAAAAAGCCCGAACAGCAACGCATTCCGATAGAGGTGGACGCCTGATCAAAGTAGTTTTGGATTACCGTAAAGTCTCATGCAACCGCCATTCGCATGGGACTTTTTTATGGCCGTACGGGAATATCTGCCTTCTTCAATTGCATATTTTCCCGAAGGTTCCCGGATACCCCCAGGCAATATTCACATGCGTGCAGGGGCGCAGTTTCGTTCAGGTAGGCGAGGGCCTTTGTTTTGAATTGCGGATCATCCACGGCAATGCCATCTGCTTCCGTATAATTAACCGTAGCTGGAATGCCTTTAATGGCAAGGGTTTCATTCATGTAAGCCGCACGTGTACATTTATAGAAATAGCCATTGCGGGTAATGAGGCAGCGGTGCCGCATCCAGCAATCATCGTAAATGTGCTGTATGCGCGCAGGGTCTGTGATCTTCTCTTCCACGAAGATCTCGTTGAATTGCTCCACGTATTTAATGTTCAGCACCACTTCGTACGTTTTTGCTTTTGCTTTCACTTCTTCCAGGATATGTGGTTTCATGGGCGCGCTGATGTAGTGGGAGATGGTAAGCTGGCCCACGTTTTCCCAGAACAGGTCCGTCATGCGGTGCAGCAGCAGCCCGTTAGTGATCACCCGCACCGCACAGCCCAGGTTTGCCTGCCGGATGGTTTGCAGGATCTTGTCCAGCTCCGGGTGCAAGGTAGGTTCACCGCCGGCGATCTTGAATACATCCGGCAGGAGGTTTTCCTTTACAAAATCACAGCTTGCCCGTACATCTGCCAGGCTCATAAAATGTTTGGCATTGAAAGGAGAGATATTGCAACAATCGCGGCAGCGCAGGTTACAGTGCTCCGCCACGTGGATCTCAAATGATTCCGTTTTGATGCGATCCCCTTTCATAAAATACTTGGGTAGTGTACCTTGTTCCGTTTCGCCTTTCTTTACAAATACGGCTTCCAGCTCCACCAGCAGTTCTTCCCGGCAAATGTCTGCCTGCTGGAATGCAAGCTGGCAGCCTGGTGCCAGCACCTTGGGCAGGTAACGTTCCAGGAAGGGCCGGTCTGCCGCATGCTTGTAATACACGCGCATCAGCACAATGTCTTCCAGTGCAAAACCATAATGGATGTTGTATTGCTTGAGGTTAAACTGCCCTGCCAGGATACGCAGGTTCAGGATGGAGCGGGCCAGTTGTTCGTAGATGTCGCCCGGGTGTACGGAGTGCTCTCCTACAATGCTGGCTGTGCCGGAAGAGAGCAGCAGGCGTTGCCCTTTGTTTTGAAAGATAGCGCCCCGGCTGAAGTACGGGGGCAGTTTGCCGTATTGCTCGGAATATTGGTAGGCCGGTACCTGGTCTTTATTTTCAATGAATGCCAGGGGCGTTTGCACTGCCATGAATTCTACCTGCAAGGTATTGCCATCAGTCCCCACTGCGCTGGCAGCTGGTGCTGGATGCTCCCGCCATGCCGTCCCGTAAAAATTTTCAAATGCCTGGTAACGGCCCGCGTTAAATGCCTGGTACACCCGCGTAATATCCGGCACATAGTTCCAGCAACGGAGCAACGTATACCCGGGGAACAACTGCAAAGTATGCAGCAGCTCACGGTAAGCCT encodes the following:
- a CDS encoding glycosyl hydrolase family 28-related protein — encoded protein: MKSQQLLLLLLLCPVLLLARQKPGAAIPWTTYEAENMRTSGQVLGPQYGPYRVETESSGQRCVQLKGKGQYVEFTALANANALVVRYSLPDAGKGGGLKSTFGIYRNGQLVKDCHVTSRYCYLYGKYPFSNDPDSGKVRNFYDELRLRDVAVRKGDIVRIALDCKAGDITRCIIDMADLEQVAPALAMPVNALSLADFSDGGTDYTDAMRKCIAAAASGGKTVWLPVGTYKITGDIVVPSGVIIQGAGMWYSVLEGDENAYASANKRVRIKGTGSNIHLADFAITGKLNYRNDSETNDGIFGTYGTGSTISRLWIEHTKVGMWIENSEGLVVEGCRLRNTIADGINFCVGMRGCVMRNCTARGGGDDCFAIWPAPFRKQEYVPGHNVIENCTGQLVFLANGAAIYGGDSNTVRNCIFTDITPGCGVLISNTFPTSRKGSDNNFTGTTLVEDCELRTCGGFDHEWNWRAALEICVDKRDISGLVIRDVEMENSLSNGINVRARNAGDKIGSLQNTLLERVKVAKVGLGMRNAYGLFVNDGAHGSLMVRACELGVIKNDAGTFTLQ
- a CDS encoding NADP-dependent oxidoreductase, which encodes MKAITLEQPGGVENLQYTDLPIPALQPGEVLIKTKSLSINPVDVKSRAGKGLYGRFKDFKPLILGWDISGEVAAVSPDVKDIKPGDAVFGMVNFPGHGQAYAAYVAAPAAHLALKPDNIPYEDAAAATLAALTAYQFLYHEYNIVPGQRVLIHAAAGGVGHYAVQLARLAGAYVIGTASAQNADFVKALGADEVIDYKAHRFEDVVSEVDFVLDAIGGENIDRSLKVIKKGGTIISIPSGLNADVVEKARALGIHGAFHLVASSGKDMQAIAALLAEGKLKSNVSEVFTFDQMREAHLALERGVKRGKIVINV
- the yiaA gene encoding inner membrane protein YiaA, with the translated sequence MTQKPSNAFVAASWIALLLGISGFIVGLWNATGMQLNEKGYYFTVLMYGLFAAVSVQKCVRDRLEGIPVTDIYYGLSWFSILLTIVLLTVGLWNATLLPSEKGFYAFAFLLSVFGAITVQKNTRDAQAAKKPEQQRIPIEVDA
- a CDS encoding YwbE family protein encodes the protein MNGQYRKDIYPGLEVAIILKKDQRSGKRTYGIVKDLLTSAAFHSRGIKVRLEDGQIGRVVETDAVDPEGE
- a CDS encoding linear amide C-N hydrolase, coding for MQPRRRPLLTTGPAINSGRRTLHLSISDASGDNAIFEYINSKLVVYHDHAYTVMTALYHMVSLHQSIPTFPLPGGAPSLIRKTWCIILSRPFHPTPSG
- a CDS encoding SDR family oxidoreductase, giving the protein MNQDFNFNNELSGKIALVTGGTKGTGRAIAERLIQAGSTVIITARNAPEKENSNVHFIPSDLSTAEGTQKVISEVLSTYGKLDILVNNLGSSSTPAGGFTVLSDEDWESTLQANLLAPVRLDRGFLPQMIDRKSGVIIHMASIQGKLPLYDSTLPYAAAKAGLINYSKSLSNEVTPKGVRVLTVSPGWIRTENVKGWLETIAQSSNISIEEAQQSVLDALGGIPFGRPAEPEEVAELVGFLVSPRAGYLTGTNFVIDGGTVPTI
- a CDS encoding ribosomal maturation YjgA family protein, whose amino-acid sequence is MKFRFNTRYFVLAVLLFIIEVLIARYLHDEFVRPYVGDFLVVILIYCFVCSFVQAQVFPLAVGVLIFAYLVEISQYFHLVKWLGWEHSRLANVVLGNFFTWNDMVCYTLGIGVVLLVNKLAGRW
- a CDS encoding carboxymuconolactone decarboxylase family protein, with product MKAFPVPTREQVNEKAQAHFDQYTKLIGRMPNLYAAIGYSGNELDAYLAFVQAQARGSFHGKEREAVYLIVSELNGCEYCLASHTQSAIKMGWKLEETVQLRAGLYENGHWPVLYKVIKSIIDNRGSVADELLEAFTATGYSPAALVDLLGLVSVMSFTNYAYRLLRVPVDFPPAPPLP
- the rhuM gene encoding RhuM family protein, with the protein product MRPKCNRQVFLDSSKGREQICKTQDREAFPGYDYFRRYRVKSAQGTQFRIWANKVWKEHLVKGYSLNEKHSQEQQA
- a CDS encoding AraC family transcriptional regulator, whose protein sequence is MQKENLYQPYEIEVKTLEEGPAPGHVHSFFELVYVLEGTGIQCINNHEFSYFPNHMFLITPEDCHAFKVQTATRFFFMRFNDAYIASGSLKADRQRHRAFNQRLEFILQSANHQPGCILWKQDDKLLMRPLLEAMARELSNRELYSQEIIEQFVNTVLWIVVRNIARTLPQKVDAVSAEKTQDILQYIHTNIYEPEMLRAPVIAGHFGISVNYLGKYFKKHTAETLQQYITTYKLKLVEKRLLHSDMRINEIAMELNFADESHLNRIFKKYQGMSPTAYRKSRRRVAV
- a CDS encoding winged helix-turn-helix transcriptional regulator, producing MYERKFLPNLNCGLDLVGEVLYGKWKVRLLWFIHEGNKRPSELQRKIPDATRRVLNIQLKELEDHELITKKIYPVVPPKVEYSLTEFGQTLIPVISALGDWGDKNEAHLRSVILKHLTSGSE
- a CDS encoding nuclear transport factor 2 family protein yields the protein MNLPKVVADLVSAQNNFDSVAYANCFIETAVVFDEGKTHNGKKEIEHWIEKVNKEYQATMKPLEYSAIEHTLKTEVSGTFPGSPITMTYHYEFADGLIQSLKIV
- the bla gene encoding class A beta-lactamase, with protein sequence MHHFKMLFGALLATLPVSAQTSLHQQFQDIAAQAKGRVAVYAQVLETGDTASLNAHVHAPMQSVYKFPIAMAVLHTVDQGKLKLDQPVHVTKADYIRVGHSPLRDAHPDGNIDVTVRELLRYNVAESDGSACDVLLHLLGGTAAADKYIHSLGVKEISIATTEKVQTENERIQYRNWSTAAGLVQLLHIFYTGRKLSPSSQQLLMDLMVNSTPGAHRIKGQLPAGTVVAHKTGTSGTHDGLTRATNDTGIITLPNGQHVLLAVLVTDSRADEATREQVIAATAKAAFDHWTSH